The proteins below are encoded in one region of Knoellia sp. S7-12:
- the sufB gene encoding Fe-S cluster assembly protein SufB, with translation MSTIEELNPGLKDIGRYDFGWADSDTAGTNARRGLNDEVVLDISRRKSEPQWMEDLRMKSLRLFYKKPMPTWGSDLTGIDFQNIKYFVKSTEKQATSWEDLPEDIKNTYDRLGIPEAEKQRLVSGVAAQYESEVVYHQIREDLEEKGVIFVDTDTGLREHEDLFREYFASVIPAGDNKFAALNTAVWSGGSFIYIPPGVHVDIPLQAYFRINTENMGQFERTLIIADEGSYVHYVEGCTAPIYQSDSLHSAVVEIIVKKNARVRYTTIQNWSNNVYNLVTKRATCAEGATMEWIDGNIGSKVTMKYPAVFLMGEYAKGETLSVAFAGEGQHQDAGSKMVHAAPNTSSTIVSKSVARGGGRTSYRGLVQIMEGAHGSKSSVVCDALLVDTISRSDTYPYVDIREDDVTMGHEATVSKVSEDQMFYLMSRGMSETEAMAMIVRGFVEPIAKELPMEYALELNRLIELQMEGAVG, from the coding sequence CCAACGCCCGTCGCGGACTGAATGACGAGGTCGTCCTCGACATCTCGCGGCGCAAGAGTGAGCCGCAGTGGATGGAGGACCTCCGCATGAAGTCGCTGCGCCTGTTCTACAAGAAGCCCATGCCGACGTGGGGGAGCGACCTCACCGGCATCGACTTCCAGAACATCAAGTACTTCGTGAAGTCGACCGAGAAGCAGGCCACCTCCTGGGAGGACCTGCCCGAGGACATCAAGAACACCTACGACCGGCTCGGCATCCCCGAGGCAGAGAAGCAGCGCCTCGTGTCCGGCGTCGCGGCTCAGTACGAGTCCGAGGTCGTCTACCACCAGATCCGCGAGGACCTGGAGGAGAAGGGCGTCATCTTCGTCGACACCGACACGGGCCTGCGCGAGCACGAGGACCTGTTCCGCGAGTACTTCGCGTCGGTGATCCCCGCCGGTGACAACAAGTTCGCCGCGCTCAACACCGCCGTCTGGTCGGGTGGGTCGTTCATCTACATCCCGCCGGGCGTCCACGTCGACATCCCGCTGCAGGCCTACTTCCGGATCAACACCGAGAACATGGGCCAGTTCGAGCGGACGCTGATCATCGCGGACGAGGGCTCCTACGTGCACTACGTCGAGGGCTGCACCGCGCCGATCTACCAGTCCGACTCGCTGCACTCGGCCGTCGTCGAGATCATCGTCAAGAAGAACGCCCGCGTGCGTTACACGACGATCCAGAACTGGTCCAACAACGTCTACAACCTCGTCACCAAGCGCGCGACCTGCGCCGAGGGCGCGACGATGGAGTGGATCGACGGCAACATCGGCTCCAAGGTGACGATGAAGTACCCCGCGGTCTTCCTCATGGGCGAGTACGCCAAGGGCGAGACGCTCTCCGTCGCCTTCGCTGGCGAGGGCCAGCACCAGGACGCCGGTTCCAAGATGGTCCACGCTGCCCCCAACACCTCCTCGACGATCGTGTCGAAGTCGGTCGCCCGTGGCGGTGGCCGCACGTCCTACCGCGGCCTCGTCCAGATCATGGAGGGCGCACACGGCTCCAAGTCGAGCGTCGTCTGCGACGCCCTGCTCGTCGACACGATCAGCCGCTCCGACACCTACCCCTACGTCGACATCCGCGAGGACGACGTGACGATGGGCCACGAGGCCACCGTCTCCAAGGTGTCCGAGGACCAGATGTTCTATCTCATGTCCCGAGGCATGTCAGAGACCGAGGCCATGGCGATGATCGTGCGCGGCTTCGTCGAGCCCATCGCCAAGGAACTCCCCATGGAGTACGCCCTCGAGCTGAACCGCCTCATTGAGCTCCAGATGGAAGGAGCAGTCGGCTGA
- the sufD gene encoding Fe-S cluster assembly protein SufD, which translates to MSLLTPQKNPAAGAHVDSAAAFVPDQSRAERTTSYAVADFPVPSGREEEWRFTPVDRLQALFAETAGTALRREESLPDGVTVSSLSREEWQGSAAPKPADRAAVVATAQAESITVLDVPAEAELAEPVRLLLTGDGGLSHGHTVIRVGKFARATVVLRHEGDAQYSELLSVVVGDGADVTVVTVQEWADSALHLGQHDVVVGRDAKVRHIAVTLGGGIVRLNTNASYAGPGGSFEALGVYFADAGQHQEHRLFVDHEAPHCRSNVEYKGALQGDSAHTVWVGDVLIRAAAEGTDTYELNRNLILTDGARADSVPNLEIETGEIAGAGHASATGRFDDQQLFYLQARGIDEDTARRLVVRGFFASIIGRIGVPEIEEHLMEAIDRELEANA; encoded by the coding sequence ATGAGCCTGCTGACCCCCCAGAAGAACCCCGCCGCTGGAGCCCATGTGGACTCCGCCGCTGCCTTCGTCCCCGATCAGTCCCGCGCCGAGCGGACCACCTCGTATGCCGTGGCGGACTTCCCGGTCCCGTCCGGTCGCGAGGAGGAGTGGCGGTTCACTCCCGTCGACCGTCTCCAGGCCCTGTTTGCCGAGACGGCCGGCACGGCCCTACGCCGCGAGGAGTCACTGCCCGACGGCGTGACCGTCTCGTCGCTCTCTCGTGAGGAGTGGCAGGGGAGTGCTGCGCCGAAGCCGGCTGACCGCGCTGCCGTCGTCGCGACCGCCCAGGCCGAGTCGATCACCGTGCTCGACGTCCCGGCCGAGGCCGAGCTCGCCGAGCCCGTGCGCCTGCTGCTCACCGGTGACGGCGGGCTGTCCCACGGACACACCGTCATTCGCGTGGGCAAGTTCGCCAGGGCGACCGTCGTCCTGCGTCACGAGGGCGACGCCCAGTACTCCGAGCTGCTCTCCGTCGTCGTCGGCGACGGAGCCGACGTCACCGTCGTCACGGTCCAGGAGTGGGCCGACAGCGCCCTGCACCTCGGGCAGCACGACGTCGTCGTCGGCCGTGACGCCAAGGTCCGCCACATCGCGGTCACCCTCGGTGGCGGCATCGTGCGGCTCAACACCAATGCCTCGTATGCCGGTCCCGGCGGTTCGTTCGAAGCGCTCGGCGTCTACTTCGCCGACGCAGGACAGCACCAGGAGCACCGGCTGTTCGTCGACCACGAGGCGCCCCACTGTCGCTCCAACGTCGAATACAAGGGCGCTCTCCAGGGCGACAGTGCGCACACGGTGTGGGTCGGTGACGTCCTCATCCGCGCAGCCGCCGAGGGCACCGACACCTACGAGCTCAACCGCAACCTCATCCTCACTGACGGCGCTCGCGCCGACTCCGTGCCCAACCTCGAGATCGAGACCGGCGAGATCGCCGGAGCCGGACACGCCTCTGCCACCGGCCGATTCGACGACCAGCAGCTGTTCTACCTGCAGGCTCGTGGCATTGACGAGGACACCGCCCGACGACTCGTCGTGCGTGGCTTCTTTGCCTCGATCATCGGTCGCATCGGCGTGCCCGAGATCGAGGAGCACCTCATGGAGGCGATCGACCGCGAGCTGGAGGCCAACGCATGA
- a CDS encoding non-heme iron oxygenase ferredoxin subunit, which translates to MSEVTGAATRSSSAVFTRVCSLDELPTVGAAAADIHGRTVAIVRTEDGDVHAVDDICSHANVSLSEGELDGCTLECWLHGSRFDIRTGTPSGPPATVPIAVHTVKIENGDVFVAVAEEN; encoded by the coding sequence ATGAGCGAGGTCACCGGAGCCGCCACACGGTCCAGCTCGGCTGTCTTCACGCGTGTCTGCTCCCTTGACGAGCTCCCCACCGTGGGAGCCGCAGCGGCAGACATCCACGGCCGGACGGTCGCCATCGTCCGCACCGAGGACGGCGATGTCCACGCCGTTGACGACATCTGCAGCCACGCCAATGTGTCGCTTTCCGAGGGCGAGCTCGACGGCTGCACCCTCGAGTGCTGGCTCCACGGCTCACGTTTCGACATCCGCACCGGCACACCGTCCGGCCCCCCGGCGACCGTCCCCATCGCCGTCCACACCGTCAAGATCGAGAACGGTGACGTCTTCGTCGCCGTCGCTGAGGAGAACTGA
- the sufC gene encoding Fe-S cluster assembly ATPase SufC, with the protein MSTLVIKDLHVTVDTEQGTKEILRGVTLTINSGETHAIMGPNGSGKSTLAYSIAGHPKYTVTSGTVTLDGEDVLAMSVDERARAGLFLAMQYPVEVPGVTVSNFLRTAKTAIDGEAPKLRTWVKELKQSMTDLKMDPAVSERGVNEGFSGGEKKRHEILQMELLKPKIAILDETDSGLDVDALRIVSEGVNRAKEATGSGVLLITHYTRILRYIQPDFVHVFVDGKIAEQGGSELADRLEAEGYDRFQTAPATVTTA; encoded by the coding sequence ATGAGCACCCTTGTGATCAAGGACCTCCACGTCACGGTGGACACCGAGCAGGGCACCAAGGAGATCCTCCGCGGCGTCACGCTGACCATCAACTCGGGCGAGACCCACGCGATCATGGGCCCCAACGGCTCGGGCAAGTCGACCCTCGCCTACTCCATCGCCGGTCACCCCAAGTACACCGTCACCAGCGGCACCGTCACCCTCGACGGTGAGGATGTCCTCGCGATGAGTGTCGACGAGCGCGCCCGCGCCGGGCTCTTCCTCGCGATGCAGTACCCCGTCGAGGTCCCCGGCGTGACGGTGAGCAACTTCCTGCGCACCGCCAAGACCGCGATCGACGGCGAGGCCCCCAAGCTCCGCACGTGGGTCAAGGAACTCAAGCAGTCCATGACCGACCTCAAGATGGACCCGGCCGTGTCCGAGCGCGGGGTCAACGAGGGCTTCTCCGGTGGCGAGAAGAAGCGTCACGAGATCCTCCAGATGGAGCTGCTCAAGCCCAAGATCGCCATCCTCGACGAGACCGACTCCGGCCTCGATGTCGACGCGCTCCGCATCGTCTCCGAGGGCGTCAACCGCGCCAAGGAGGCCACGGGTTCGGGCGTTCTGCTCATCACGCACTACACGCGGATCCTGCGCTACATCCAGCCCGACTTCGTGCACGTCTTCGTCGACGGCAAGATCGCCGAGCAGGGTGGATCCGAGCTCGCCGACCGCCTCGAGGCCGAGGGCTATGACCGCTTTCAGACCGCACCCGCGACCGTCACGACCGCGTGA
- a CDS encoding cysteine desulfurase, which produces MPEPLSTPFTAEEVARIRADFPILARTVRDGASLVYLDSGATSHKPVQVLDAERDFYERLNSAPHRGAHALSEEATAAYEGARERIAAFIGAQAQDVVFTKNATESLNLVAYAFSNSPHPGIPGSERFALGEGDEVLITEMEHHANLVPWQELCRRTGATLRWIPVTDDGRLDLSALGELINEHTKVVALVHASNVLGTVNPVSEIAERAHEVGAVVVLDACQSVPHLSVDVENLSAHGVDFVAFSGHKMFGPSGIGVLWGRRELLEAMPPFLTGGSMIEMVRMEGSTYAPPPQRFEAGVPMSAQAIGLAAAVDYINELGIERIHAHELALTERLLAGLATRSWITVVGPTDLESRGGTVAFVVDGVHAHDVGHVLDSAGVAVRVGHHCAWPLHRRFKVAATTRASFAAYNTFDEVDTLLDALDRVPQIYGVAS; this is translated from the coding sequence ATGCCTGAGCCGTTGAGTACGCCGTTCACCGCTGAGGAAGTAGCCCGCATCCGGGCCGACTTCCCGATCCTTGCGCGCACTGTGCGTGACGGTGCGTCGCTCGTCTATCTCGACTCGGGCGCGACCTCCCACAAGCCGGTCCAGGTCCTCGACGCGGAGCGTGACTTCTATGAGCGCCTGAACTCTGCGCCGCACCGCGGGGCACACGCACTCTCCGAAGAGGCGACGGCGGCATACGAAGGTGCCCGTGAGCGCATCGCGGCGTTCATCGGGGCGCAGGCGCAGGACGTCGTCTTCACCAAGAACGCGACGGAGTCGCTCAACCTGGTCGCCTACGCGTTCTCGAACTCGCCGCACCCGGGCATCCCGGGCAGCGAGCGGTTTGCGCTCGGCGAGGGCGACGAGGTGCTCATCACCGAGATGGAGCACCACGCCAACCTCGTGCCGTGGCAGGAGCTCTGTCGTCGCACCGGCGCCACGCTGCGGTGGATCCCCGTCACCGACGACGGTCGGCTCGACCTCAGCGCTCTGGGCGAGCTCATCAACGAGCACACCAAGGTCGTCGCCCTCGTTCACGCGTCCAACGTCCTCGGCACGGTCAACCCCGTCAGCGAGATTGCCGAGCGAGCCCACGAGGTCGGTGCAGTCGTCGTCCTCGACGCCTGCCAGTCGGTGCCGCACCTCAGTGTTGACGTCGAGAACCTCAGCGCGCATGGCGTCGACTTCGTTGCCTTCTCTGGCCACAAGATGTTCGGTCCGAGCGGCATCGGCGTCCTCTGGGGGCGCCGCGAACTGCTCGAGGCCATGCCGCCATTTCTCACCGGTGGCTCGATGATCGAGATGGTCCGCATGGAGGGCAGCACCTATGCGCCGCCACCGCAGCGCTTCGAGGCCGGGGTCCCGATGTCCGCGCAGGCGATCGGCCTCGCAGCAGCTGTCGACTACATCAACGAGCTCGGGATCGAGCGCATCCACGCGCACGAGCTGGCCCTCACTGAGCGGCTGCTCGCCGGTCTCGCCACGCGCTCCTGGATCACCGTCGTCGGCCCGACTGACCTCGAATCCCGTGGTGGCACCGTCGCATTCGTCGTCGACGGCGTCCACGCCCACGACGTCGGGCACGTGCTCGACAGCGCCGGTGTCGCCGTCCGTGTCGGTCACCACTGCGCGTGGCCGCTGCACCGCCGCTTCAAGGTGGCGGCGACGACGCGAGCCAGCTTCGCGGCATACAACACGTTCGACGAAGTCGACACCCTCCTCGACGCGCTCGACCGCGTTCCGCAGATTTACGGAGTGGCCAGCTGA
- the sufU gene encoding Fe-S cluster assembly sulfur transfer protein SufU, translating to MDLFQELILEHSKRPQHAGLREPFEAEVHHVNPTCGDEVTMRIHVVGEGDAAIVEDISYDALGCSISMASTSILAEESIGRPLSEVLVTFEAMKAMLTSKGEDPGDEEVIGDGVALAGVGKYPARVKCALLGWMAFTDALHQSGRGNATVTTTPPAQEPVKSVEGTS from the coding sequence ATGGACCTGTTTCAAGAACTGATCCTCGAGCACTCGAAGCGCCCGCAGCATGCTGGTTTGCGCGAGCCGTTCGAGGCCGAGGTGCACCACGTCAACCCGACGTGCGGGGACGAGGTGACCATGCGGATCCACGTCGTTGGAGAAGGAGATGCGGCCATCGTCGAGGACATCTCCTACGACGCGCTCGGCTGCTCGATCAGCATGGCCTCGACGTCGATCCTCGCTGAGGAGAGCATCGGTCGCCCGCTGAGCGAGGTCCTCGTGACCTTCGAGGCGATGAAGGCCATGCTCACCTCCAAGGGTGAGGACCCCGGCGACGAAGAGGTCATCGGTGACGGTGTCGCCCTCGCCGGTGTCGGCAAGTACCCCGCACGCGTCAAGTGCGCCCTCCTGGGATGGATGGCGTTCACTGACGCGTTGCACCAGAGTGGTCGTGGAAATGCCACGGTGACCACCACTCCGCCCGCGCAAGAACCTGTGAAGTCCGTGGAAGGAACGTCATGA